One part of the Clostridium thermosuccinogenes genome encodes these proteins:
- a CDS encoding aspartate kinase yields MKVAKFGGTSLANAEQIRKVCSIITADPERRLVVVSAPGKRFKDDIKVTDLLIKCAEKYIECGKADEEMEAVVARYAEIAKEMNIGDEIVDIIKKDLCERLSGDISNKAKFMDLLKAAGEDNSAKLVAQYLKSIGVEARYINPKDAGLFLSDEFGNARVLPQSYENLKALKDMDGILIFPGFFGYSLQGDVVTFPRGGSDITGSILAAAIGADMYENFTDVDSVFVANPNIVRNPKPISVVTYREMRELSYSGFSVLHEETLEPVYRRGIPVCIKNTNNPSAPGTMIVPERKSKNGPVVGISCDNGFCTIFVSKYMMNREIGFGRRLLQILEDEKLSYEHVPSGIDSISVILKEKQLNAEIEERILKRIKNELEVDDVSIERGLSLVMLVGESMMRTVGIASRATGAFAKAGVNIEVINQGSSEVSMMFGVRAEDADKSVRALYEEFFGGE; encoded by the coding sequence ATGAAAGTAGCAAAATTTGGAGGTACGTCACTGGCTAATGCGGAACAGATAAGGAAGGTTTGCAGCATAATAACTGCAGATCCGGAGCGCAGACTTGTAGTGGTTTCTGCTCCCGGTAAACGCTTTAAGGATGATATAAAGGTTACCGACCTTCTTATAAAATGTGCTGAGAAATATATTGAATGCGGCAAGGCCGATGAGGAAATGGAGGCAGTTGTTGCAAGGTACGCGGAGATAGCTAAAGAAATGAATATTGGCGATGAAATTGTTGACATCATTAAAAAAGATTTGTGCGAGCGGCTTAGCGGCGACATTTCCAATAAAGCAAAGTTCATGGATTTGCTGAAGGCGGCCGGGGAAGACAATTCGGCGAAGCTGGTGGCACAATATTTAAAAAGCATCGGGGTAGAAGCCCGATATATAAACCCTAAGGATGCGGGGCTGTTTTTGAGTGATGAATTTGGAAATGCCAGGGTTTTGCCTCAGTCCTATGAAAACCTGAAAGCTCTTAAGGATATGGACGGCATTCTCATTTTCCCGGGATTTTTCGGATATTCTTTGCAGGGGGATGTGGTTACATTCCCGAGAGGCGGTTCCGATATAACCGGGTCAATACTTGCTGCGGCAATCGGGGCAGATATGTATGAGAATTTCACCGATGTGGATTCGGTCTTTGTTGCCAACCCGAATATAGTCAGGAATCCTAAGCCTATATCTGTAGTTACATACAGAGAAATGAGGGAGTTATCCTATTCGGGTTTTTCCGTGCTGCATGAAGAGACGTTAGAGCCCGTATACCGCAGAGGTATACCTGTATGCATCAAAAACACCAACAACCCGTCCGCTCCCGGTACAATGATAGTACCTGAAAGGAAATCAAAAAACGGACCGGTAGTGGGAATTTCCTGTGATAATGGATTCTGTACCATTTTTGTGAGCAAGTATATGATGAACAGGGAGATAGGGTTCGGACGCAGGCTGCTTCAGATTCTGGAGGATGAAAAACTGTCATATGAGCATGTTCCGTCAGGCATTGACAGCATATCGGTAATACTGAAGGAGAAGCAGTTGAATGCTGAAATTGAAGAACGCATTTTGAAAAGGATAAAGAATGAACTGGAAGTTGATGATGTAAGCATTGAACGGGGTCTGTCCCTGGTCATGCTGGTGGGTGAAAGCATGATGCGCACCGTGGGCATCGCGTCAAGGGCGACAGGAGCATTTGCCAAGGCAGGAGTAAACATTGAGGTGATTAATCAGGGTTCATCCGAGGTCAGCATGATGTTTGGCGTCAGGGCAGAAGATGCCGACAAGTCTGTACGCGCGCTTTACGAAGAGTTTTTTGGCGGGGAATAA
- a CDS encoding homoserine dehydrogenase: MVNVSVLGYGVVGSGVVDILKKNGKSIKTRAGEDIKVKRILDIRDFPESEYKELFTKNADDVFNDESIKIVVETIGGIGIAYEYTKRALKSGRHVVTSNKELVATHGPELLKIAQENNVRYLFEASVGGGIPIIRPLRQCLAANMITGITGILNGTTNYILTRMKKDGMDFDEALKGAQKNGYAEADPTADIEGHDACRKIAILSSIAYNEFVNYKNIPTEGIKNISLTDMKYADALNCTIKLIGHSRKTKDGIYAWVSPAMVGKDMPLAGVNDVFNAIVVYGDAIGEAMFYGPGAGKFPTASAVVADIIDIVSHPEDGFKNNWQDHNGNTLELTDPSGIAAKYFVRVKSTDQKEAKRAVLAEFGEDVKYLRLPDSETEDEFGFVCGKMPERQFALSVERLKKSGKVDEVVNKIRVLEG; the protein is encoded by the coding sequence ATGGTTAATGTCAGCGTTTTAGGCTATGGAGTGGTAGGGTCAGGAGTTGTTGATATATTAAAGAAAAACGGAAAAAGCATAAAGACCAGAGCCGGTGAAGATATAAAAGTAAAGAGGATTCTCGACATACGGGATTTCCCGGAAAGCGAATACAAGGAGCTTTTTACTAAAAACGCCGATGACGTCTTTAATGATGAATCAATAAAAATAGTTGTGGAGACGATAGGCGGAATTGGAATAGCCTATGAATACACCAAAAGAGCTTTGAAATCCGGAAGGCATGTAGTAACATCAAATAAGGAACTGGTGGCTACCCATGGCCCGGAGCTTCTTAAAATCGCTCAGGAGAATAATGTACGGTACCTTTTTGAAGCCAGCGTAGGAGGAGGGATTCCGATAATCCGGCCCCTCAGGCAATGCCTTGCTGCAAACATGATAACGGGAATTACCGGCATATTGAACGGTACTACCAATTATATCCTCACCCGCATGAAAAAAGATGGAATGGATTTTGACGAAGCTCTTAAAGGGGCGCAGAAAAACGGCTACGCAGAAGCTGATCCTACGGCTGATATCGAAGGGCATGATGCTTGCAGAAAAATAGCAATTTTATCATCAATAGCGTATAATGAATTTGTAAACTATAAAAATATACCTACAGAGGGCATTAAAAATATAAGCCTTACTGACATGAAATATGCCGATGCGTTGAATTGCACAATAAAACTCATCGGCCATAGCAGAAAAACAAAGGATGGGATATATGCCTGGGTAAGTCCGGCTATGGTTGGCAAGGATATGCCCCTGGCAGGAGTGAATGATGTTTTTAATGCAATTGTTGTGTATGGCGATGCAATAGGCGAAGCCATGTTTTATGGACCTGGAGCCGGTAAATTCCCTACCGCCAGTGCCGTTGTGGCTGATATTATTGATATAGTGAGCCATCCGGAGGACGGTTTTAAGAATAACTGGCAGGATCATAACGGCAATACCTTAGAATTGACTGATCCATCCGGAATTGCAGCGAAGTACTTTGTAAGGGTAAAATCCACCGATCAAAAGGAAGCCAAAAGGGCAGTATTAGCTGAGTTCGGTGAAGATGTAAAATACCTGAGGTTGCCTGACAGTGAGACTGAGGATGAGTTCGGATTTGTATGCGGGAAAATGCCGGAAAGGCAGTTTGCGCTGTCCGTTGAGAGATTGAAGAAGTCAGGCAAGGTGGATGAAGTGGTGAACAAAATCAGGGTTCTGGAAGGTTAG
- a CDS encoding ACT domain-containing protein, translating into MSNKYTYLLVDGSVLPEVFSKVVEVKKLLSKGTYKTVNEAVKAVGLSRSAYYKYKDYVFPFYETSRGKVITLFFVVEDFSGILSSIINKIAQAKANILTINQNIPINGLADVTISIETEEMTMDLNELMNEISKVEGVRRQEILSRE; encoded by the coding sequence ATGAGCAATAAATATACATATCTCCTTGTTGACGGTTCCGTACTTCCGGAAGTTTTCAGCAAGGTGGTGGAAGTGAAAAAGCTTCTCAGCAAAGGAACCTATAAAACGGTAAATGAAGCGGTAAAAGCGGTTGGCCTGAGCAGAAGTGCCTACTATAAATACAAGGATTATGTGTTTCCTTTTTACGAGACATCAAGGGGAAAGGTCATAACGCTGTTTTTTGTTGTGGAGGACTTTTCGGGCATTTTGTCCAGCATAATAAACAAGATTGCACAAGCTAAGGCAAACATACTCACAATAAACCAAAATATACCGATAAATGGCCTTGCCGATGTGACAATATCAATAGAGACAGAGGAAATGACCATGGACTTGAATGAATTGATGAATGAAATCAGCAAAGTTGAAGGGGTTCGAAGACAGGAGATCCTTTCTAGAGAATAG
- a CDS encoding heavy-metal-associated domain-containing protein, protein MKANKFVVAGLTDAAMIPDIKQSISNHVGINAVRVDMHEGTVTVDYDEGRYEEGDIKRFVSEAGLSVREVK, encoded by the coding sequence ATGAAGGCTAATAAGTTTGTCGTGGCAGGCCTGACCGACGCGGCAATGATCCCTGATATAAAACAGTCCATCAGCAATCATGTCGGCATCAACGCTGTCAGGGTTGATATGCATGAAGGCACAGTAACCGTGGATTATGATGAGGGACGGTATGAGGAAGGCGATATAAAGAGATTTGTCAGCGAAGCAGGCTTAAGCGTAAGGGAAGTAAAATGA
- the thrC gene encoding threonine synthase: MFYESTRGGLGSITSAEAIMRGIAPDGGLFVPETRVRLTPAQIEQLVNMSYQERAEAILKHYIDDYTEEEIKESINSAYSEKKFGCREIAPVYRLNDNISILELWHGPTCAFKDMALQILPHLLVKAVKKTGETGEMVILAATSGDTGKAALEGFRDVDGTRIIVFFPQDGVSEVQKLQMITQEGRNVNSIAVEGNFDDAQTGVKEIFTDRELSEEMEKNGFKFSSANSINWGRLVPQIVYYFSAYADLVGRGEIKLGDKVNFVVPTGNFGNILAAYYAMEMGLPVNRLICASNENNVLTDFINTGTYNRKRDFKKTLSPSMDILISSNLERLLYEVTGHNSKMVAGWMEKLSRTGEYTVDEDTKKKISKIFWADYSNDSETLKTIECIYNENNYVIDTHTAVGIDVYDKYVISTGDFTKTVIVSTASPFKFNHSVVRALFGEEEVKGKSEFELLDILSQKCGIPIPNGLQGLDRKEIRHNKVCRKSEMKDQVKSILSI; encoded by the coding sequence ATGTTTTATGAGAGTACTAGAGGGGGGCTTGGGTCAATAACTTCTGCCGAGGCTATCATGAGAGGCATAGCGCCGGACGGAGGTTTGTTTGTGCCTGAAACCCGGGTGAGGTTAACTCCGGCCCAAATAGAGCAATTGGTAAATATGAGCTACCAGGAAAGGGCGGAAGCCATACTTAAGCATTATATTGATGACTATACGGAAGAAGAGATTAAGGAATCGATAAACAGTGCATATAGTGAAAAAAAGTTTGGATGCAGGGAGATAGCTCCTGTATACAGGTTAAATGACAATATTTCCATTCTGGAGTTGTGGCATGGGCCAACCTGTGCTTTCAAAGACATGGCGCTCCAGATACTTCCCCACCTGCTGGTCAAGGCTGTCAAGAAAACAGGAGAGACCGGTGAAATGGTGATACTCGCCGCAACATCCGGGGATACCGGAAAAGCTGCTTTGGAAGGCTTCAGAGATGTTGACGGAACTCGCATAATTGTCTTTTTTCCTCAAGATGGGGTGAGCGAGGTTCAAAAGCTGCAGATGATTACCCAGGAAGGCAGAAATGTAAACTCCATAGCGGTGGAGGGAAATTTTGACGATGCCCAGACCGGAGTTAAGGAGATATTTACCGACAGGGAGCTTTCCGAAGAGATGGAAAAGAACGGTTTTAAATTCTCCTCCGCAAATTCGATAAACTGGGGAAGACTTGTGCCTCAAATCGTTTATTATTTTTCAGCCTATGCGGATTTGGTAGGCAGGGGTGAGATAAAGCTGGGGGACAAAGTCAATTTTGTTGTGCCTACAGGTAACTTCGGGAATATTCTCGCAGCATACTATGCAATGGAGATGGGCTTACCGGTAAACAGGCTCATATGCGCTTCCAATGAAAACAATGTGCTTACCGACTTTATAAATACCGGCACCTATAATAGAAAAAGGGATTTTAAGAAAACTCTTTCTCCTTCCATGGACATACTTATATCCAGCAACCTGGAAAGGCTTTTGTATGAAGTTACCGGACATAATTCCAAAATGGTGGCAGGCTGGATGGAAAAACTAAGCCGTACCGGGGAATATACCGTAGATGAGGATACAAAGAAAAAGATATCCAAGATTTTCTGGGCGGACTACTCAAACGATTCGGAGACTTTAAAGACTATAGAGTGCATTTACAATGAAAACAATTATGTCATAGATACTCATACTGCCGTAGGAATTGATGTTTACGACAAGTATGTGATATCGACGGGGGATTTTACCAAGACTGTAATAGTTTCTACGGCAAGTCCGTTTAAATTCAACCACAGCGTTGTACGGGCCTTGTTTGGAGAGGAAGAGGTTAAAGGCAAAAGTGAGTTTGAGCTTTTGGATATCCTGTCCCAGAAATGCGGGATTCCGATACCCAACGGTTTGCAGGGACTGGACAGGAAAGAAATCAGGCATAATAAGGTATGCAGGAAATCCGAGATGAAGGATCAGGTAAAAAGCATACTGTCCATATAA
- a CDS encoding patatin-like phospholipase family protein — protein sequence MIWNKSPFNLILGGGGVKGLAYVGVFEEAEARNIRWGSIVGVSAGAVAGSFLGAGYSSSHLRSVIDAFDMEKIDITNVEKKVPAVAKYMQFCKDNRYTGMEGIYRFLNLEFTDNISMEDLPDQERGTLADILKSIATLDKEGCLFDGDYLEEWVARVLAEKGIFTFADLRGGVPDRVNPRGYKVRMTAVDVNRARIVILPDDMIYYGIDPDRFSVAKAVRMSTCVPFVFKPVEIKKMEGSSWKVHYFVDGGMLDGFPFWGVDNSSSIPAVGFTLGGGIKKKPFSIDTSVDVLKALVSAVHDIGVPKDAYKTKYTVDIDASKVDFLDFHLDGEQKEYLYSAGKIAARKLFDKVEYDMAFTGL from the coding sequence ATGATTTGGAATAAAAGCCCGTTTAATCTGATTCTTGGAGGCGGCGGAGTAAAAGGGTTAGCCTATGTCGGAGTGTTTGAAGAGGCGGAAGCCAGAAATATCAGATGGGGAAGCATAGTTGGTGTTTCTGCCGGTGCAGTGGCAGGAAGCTTTTTAGGAGCAGGTTATTCTTCTTCCCATCTAAGGTCCGTCATCGATGCTTTTGACATGGAAAAGATAGATATAACAAACGTTGAGAAAAAAGTTCCGGCAGTGGCAAAGTATATGCAGTTTTGCAAGGATAACCGCTATACCGGAATGGAAGGAATATACCGATTCTTAAATCTTGAATTCACGGATAACATTAGTATGGAAGATTTGCCTGACCAGGAAAGAGGTACTCTTGCCGATATTTTGAAGAGCATTGCCACTTTGGACAAGGAAGGATGCCTTTTTGACGGTGACTACCTTGAGGAGTGGGTGGCAAGAGTTCTTGCCGAAAAAGGGATATTTACCTTCGCAGACTTAAGAGGCGGGGTGCCGGACAGAGTAAACCCCAGAGGTTATAAAGTAAGGATGACGGCAGTAGACGTGAACAGGGCGAGAATCGTCATACTTCCCGACGATATGATATATTATGGTATCGACCCGGACAGGTTCTCTGTGGCGAAGGCTGTCAGGATGAGCACTTGTGTACCTTTTGTTTTCAAGCCTGTAGAAATTAAAAAAATGGAAGGAAGCTCCTGGAAGGTGCATTACTTTGTGGATGGCGGTATGCTGGATGGCTTTCCTTTCTGGGGAGTGGATAACTCTTCATCAATTCCTGCTGTTGGCTTCACTCTTGGCGGAGGGATAAAGAAAAAGCCTTTCAGTATCGATACATCCGTGGACGTACTTAAAGCGCTGGTTTCTGCAGTGCATGACATCGGTGTTCCGAAGGATGCATACAAAACAAAGTATACTGTTGACATTGACGCTTCCAAGGTGGACTTCCTGGACTTCCATCTGGACGGTGAGCAGAAGGAGTACCTCTATTCAGCCGGAAAGATTGCAGCCAGGAAGCTGTTTGACAAAGTTGAGTATGATATGGCATTTACAGGACTTTAG
- a CDS encoding tetratricopeptide repeat protein, translated as MIDLKQELQNYPSIDIENLEKSRPDLPDNIKSSVVLYNKALESMRSGSEDIAIIELKKAVSINPDFHEAINLLGLCYISTKEYGKAEEMFRRVISAENNAIKAMEYINFLEGKDTPEASGKNKAAFRKKKKSQDIRPSEMLQNRPKAASNKTDRKIEILKYAAVFLAGIVIMAIINPLIFDKSQGSISVSSSDEEIQAQIQNAVDAVKKEYEDKLNDLEEKSALLEDNLDKANHSIEYYKNLTNLFEIEKLASSKEYEKAADMLILLKPVAFQGAEKEKFDALFQDIMPKAAREAYNQGVKLFKQEKFQEAKDILSKAKIYGTGFTGVNMDGILYNLAKSYMELEDYTNAISTFNSVIEEFPGSSYANYSRNWIAFIESKQ; from the coding sequence TTGATTGATCTAAAACAGGAATTGCAGAATTACCCTTCGATTGACATTGAAAATCTGGAGAAAAGCCGTCCGGACTTGCCAGATAATATCAAAAGCTCTGTTGTGCTTTACAATAAAGCTTTGGAAAGTATGCGTTCGGGCAGCGAGGATATAGCAATCATCGAGTTAAAGAAAGCAGTTTCCATCAATCCTGATTTTCATGAAGCAATCAACCTTCTGGGACTTTGCTACATTTCTACAAAAGAATATGGGAAAGCGGAAGAGATGTTCAGAAGGGTGATAAGTGCGGAAAATAACGCCATAAAGGCGATGGAATATATCAATTTTTTGGAGGGAAAGGATACGCCGGAGGCCTCCGGAAAGAACAAAGCAGCTTTTAGAAAAAAGAAAAAAAGTCAGGACATAAGACCTTCGGAAATGCTGCAAAATCGCCCCAAAGCTGCCAGCAATAAGACGGACCGAAAAATTGAAATTTTGAAGTATGCTGCTGTTTTTTTAGCTGGCATTGTTATTATGGCAATAATTAATCCCCTGATTTTCGATAAATCTCAAGGCTCCATCTCCGTATCAAGCTCTGATGAAGAAATTCAAGCCCAGATTCAAAATGCTGTTGATGCCGTCAAAAAAGAATACGAAGACAAGCTCAATGATCTGGAAGAAAAGAGTGCACTTCTGGAGGATAACCTCGATAAAGCAAACCACAGCATTGAATATTATAAAAATCTGACTAACCTGTTTGAAATAGAAAAGCTTGCTTCCTCAAAAGAATATGAGAAGGCTGCGGACATGCTTATTTTGCTTAAGCCTGTAGCTTTTCAGGGAGCAGAGAAGGAAAAATTTGATGCGCTCTTTCAGGATATCATGCCAAAGGCTGCGCGAGAAGCTTATAACCAGGGAGTAAAGCTGTTTAAGCAGGAGAAATTCCAGGAAGCGAAGGATATACTGTCCAAAGCTAAAATTTATGGCACAGGATTTACCGGTGTCAACATGGATGGGATTTTGTATAATCTGGCCAAGAGCTATATGGAGCTGGAGGACTACACCAATGCCATATCCACCTTTAACAGTGTAATTGAAGAATTTCCCGGCAGCAGCTATGCCAATTATTCAAGAAACTGGATAGCGTTTATTGAGAGCAAGCAATAA
- a CDS encoding bifunctional folylpolyglutamate synthase/dihydrofolate synthase: MEYNEALSYIHNTLKFGVKLGLNNITSLLELMGNPHKKLKFVHVAGTNGKGSTVAFISRVLMEAGYKTGMYTSPYIERFTERMKINDEEISEEELSRITQFVKEKVDIMLARGENHPTEFEIVTAIAFQYFYENDCDIVVLEVGLGGRFDSTNVIDTPLVSVITTISYDHMDRLGDTLPKIAFEKAGIIKHDGDVVLYPQTAEVEKVFQDVCLERGARLHRADFSALKPESFDISGQTFSYKSYKNLKISMLGDHQVNNAAVVLETIELLKDKGYKISENAIRKGLLNTHWPGRLEVLKRDPLFLIDGAHNIEGARALRDALNRYFPDKKKIFIIGVLRDKDYKAVIETVVPIASHFITVTPNSDRALPAAELGGFIKSYCKNVTISDTIKEAVCTSMKICSPDSMICAFGSLYYIGEVRRLLKNNM; this comes from the coding sequence ATGGAGTATAATGAAGCACTTAGCTATATTCATAATACCTTGAAATTCGGAGTAAAGCTGGGACTTAATAATATAACGTCCCTTTTGGAGCTTATGGGAAATCCCCATAAAAAGCTCAAATTTGTCCATGTAGCGGGGACAAACGGCAAAGGCTCCACTGTGGCATTTATCAGCAGGGTACTGATGGAAGCAGGGTATAAGACAGGTATGTACACTTCTCCCTATATAGAGAGGTTTACGGAAAGAATGAAAATCAACGATGAAGAGATCTCTGAGGAGGAGCTGTCCCGCATAACCCAGTTTGTCAAGGAAAAAGTTGATATAATGCTTGCTCGGGGGGAAAACCACCCCACAGAGTTTGAAATAGTTACGGCCATAGCTTTCCAATATTTTTATGAAAATGACTGTGATATTGTGGTACTGGAGGTGGGCTTGGGAGGAAGGTTCGATTCTACCAATGTTATAGACACGCCCCTGGTTTCGGTTATCACTACAATAAGCTACGATCATATGGACCGCCTGGGGGATACCCTTCCCAAGATAGCTTTTGAAAAAGCCGGGATAATCAAGCATGACGGTGATGTGGTCCTATATCCTCAGACAGCAGAGGTTGAGAAGGTGTTTCAGGATGTGTGCTTGGAAAGGGGAGCAAGACTGCACAGAGCGGATTTTTCTGCTTTAAAGCCGGAAAGCTTCGATATAAGCGGTCAGACCTTCAGTTATAAATCATATAAGAATCTAAAGATTTCGATGCTGGGGGATCATCAGGTAAATAACGCGGCTGTAGTGCTGGAGACTATAGAACTGTTAAAAGATAAAGGATATAAAATCAGTGAAAACGCGATACGAAAAGGCCTTTTAAATACCCATTGGCCGGGCAGGCTTGAGGTTTTGAAAAGAGACCCCTTATTTTTAATCGACGGCGCTCATAACATCGAAGGAGCAAGGGCATTAAGAGATGCTTTGAACAGATATTTCCCGGATAAAAAGAAAATTTTTATTATCGGCGTATTAAGGGATAAGGATTATAAAGCGGTCATTGAAACAGTGGTACCCATAGCATCCCATTTTATAACCGTTACTCCGAACAGCGACAGAGCTCTTCCTGCGGCGGAGTTGGGAGGATTTATAAAAAGTTATTGTAAGAATGTGACAATTAGTGATACAATAAAAGAAGCAGTATGCACAAGTATGAAGATTTGCTCGCCAGATTCCATGATCTGCGCATTTGGGTCTTTGTACTATATTGGTGAAGTGCGCAGGCTTTTAAAGAATAATATGTGA